From a region of the Suncus etruscus isolate mSunEtr1 chromosome 11, mSunEtr1.pri.cur, whole genome shotgun sequence genome:
- the ABHD2 gene encoding monoacylglycerol lipase ABHD2 has translation MNAVPEAPELPAVFDGMKLAAVAAVLYVIVRCLNLKSPTAPPELYFQDSGLSRFLLKSCPLLTKEYIPPLIWGKSGHIQTALYGKMGRVRSPHPYGHRKFITMSDGATSTFDLFEPLAEHCVGDDITMVICPGIANHSEKQYIRTFVDYAQRNGYRCAVLNHLGALPNIELTSPRMFTYGCTWEFGAMVSYIRRAYPQTQLVVVGFSLGGNIVCKYLGETQANQENVLCCVSVCQGYSALRAQETFMQWDQCRRFYNFLMADNMKKIILSHRQALFGDHVRKPQSLEDTDLSRLYTATSLMQIDDNVMRKFHGYSSLKEYYEEESCMRYLHRIFVPLMLVNAADDPLVHESLLSIPKSLSEKRENVMFVLPLHGGHLGFFEGSVLFPEPLTWMDKLVVEYADAICQWERSKSQCSDTELVEADLD, from the exons ATGAACGCAGTGCCCGAGGCGCCGGAGCTTCCGGCCGTGTTCGACGGCATGAAACTGGCGGCCGTGGCGGCCGTGCTCTACGTCATCGTCCGCTGTCTGAACCTCAAGAGCCCCACGGCCCCTCCTGAGCTCTACTTCCAAGACTCAGGGCTCTCACGCTTCCTGCTCAAGTCCTGCCCGCTGCTGACCAAAGA ATATATACCTCCGCTGATCTGGGGCAAGAGTGGTCACATCCAGACGGCCCTGTATGGGAAGATGGGACGGGTCCGCTCCCCGCACCCCTATGGGCACCGCAAGTTCATCACCATGTCAGACGGGGCCACCTCCACCTTTGACCTCTTCGAGCCCCTGGCAGAGCACTGTGTTGGAG ATGACATCACCATGGTCATCTGCCCTGGCATTGCCAACCACAGCGAGAAGCAATACATCCGCACCTTTGTGGACTATGCCCAGAGAAACGGGTACCGCTGTGCCGTGCTCAATCACCTTGGAGCACTGCCCAACATTGAGCTGACCTCACCACGCATGTTCACCTACG GCTGCACCTGGGAGTTCGGGGCCATGGTCAGCTACATCCGGAGGGCCTACCCGCAGACGCAGCTGGTGGTGGTGGGCTTCAGCCTGGGCGGCAACATCGTTTGCAAGTACCTGGGCGAGACGCAAGCCAACCAGGAGAACGTGCTGTGCTGCGTGAGCGTGTGTCAGGGCTACAGCGCGCTGAG GGCCCAGGAGACCTTCATGCAGTGGGACCAGTGCCGGCGTTTCTACAACTTCCTCATGGCTGACAACATGAAGAAGATCATCCTGTCCCATAG GCAAGCCCTGTTCGGAGACCATGTGAGGAAGCCCCAGAGCCTGGAGGACACAGACTTGAGCCGCCTTTACACAGCCACATCCCTGATGCAGATCGACGATAATGTTATGAG AAAGTTCCACGGTTACTCCTCCCTGAAGGAATACTACGAGGAAGAAAGCTGCATGAGGTACCTCCATAGG ATCTTCGTGCCGCTCATGCTGGTAAATGCCGCTGACGACCCGCTGGTGCATGAGAGTCTCCTGAGCATCCCCAAGTCGCTGTCCG AGAAGCGGGAGAACGTCATGTTTGTGCTGCCTCTGCACGGCGGCCACCTGGGCTTCTTCGAGGGCTCCGTGCTCTTCCCCGAGCCCCTGACCTGGATGGACAAGCTGGTGGTGGAGTACGCAGACGCCATCTGCCAGTGGGAGCGCAGCAAGTCCCAGTGCTCGGACACTGAGCTGGTGGAGGCCGACTTGGACTGA